One Brassica napus cultivar Da-Ae chromosome A5, Da-Ae, whole genome shotgun sequence DNA window includes the following coding sequences:
- the LOC106436129 gene encoding alpha-1,3-arabinosyltransferase XAT3-like, with translation MKEKDLLYHTILARSFSKNEQKRLGYGAFIASLFFVFTLCTIFKSYLNLLPTMDTQLSVDTGLRMVRVTETHKSQAFNSNYTTTSGASESLISPTTQNNITSNVTNTQRLTSSEDDKLSVCNDTSLPKNYLDLFNCTTPTSISNEQSASDGNKMDETIKCKKQSRTEICEFNGDVRVHGKSATILSTITSAFSGNSTWQMRPYARKGDLVAMNRVREWTVKLIQNADHLENANFSSRCVRNHSVPAMIFSLGGYTMNNFHDFTDVVVPLFTTARRFNGEVQFLVTNKNQPWINKFKEILRSLSNYELIYIDGEDETHCFTTVVVGLNRHPEYFKELTIDPSHSEYSMSDFRRFLRDTYSLRNAAVSTGESLRRRPRMLIISRARSRAFTNTDEIANAAGEIGFEVVVAEANTGVASFAETVNSCDVMLGVHGAGLTNMVFLPENAVVIQILPIGGFEWLADTDFGRPAKGMNLRYLEYKIAAEESSLVRQYGRDHEVVRDPSAVAKGGWTAFKAAYLVGQNVTVDINRFKPVLAKAFELLQRRQSV, from the exons ATGAAAGAGAAGGATCTTCTTTACCATACAATACTTGCTCGTAGCTTTAGCAAAAACGAGCAGAAGAGACTTGGCTATGGAGCTTTCATTGCCTCTCTTTTCTTCGTCTTCACTCTTTGCACCATCTTTAAATCGTATCTCAACCTATTACCAACCA TGGATACGCAATTATCAGTGGACACTGGTCTAAGGATGGTGAGAGTAACAGAAACGCATAAATCGCAAGCGTTTAACAGCAACTATACAACAACATCTGGAGCTTCTGAGTCTCTCATTAGCCCGACGACTCAAAATAACATTACATCAAATGTTACAAATACGCAGAGATTAACCAGTTCTGAAGATGACAAGCTAAGTGTTTGCAACGACACAAGCTTGCCCAAGAATTATCTTGATTTGTTTAACTGTACTACACCCACTTCAATCTCCAATGAACAATCTGCTTCAG ACGGCAATAAAATGGATGAAACGATAAAGTGTAAGAAGCAATCAAGAACAGAGATATGCGAGTTTAACGGCGACGTAAGGGTCCACGGTAAATCCGCGACGATTCTTTCCACAATCACGTCTGCCTTTTCGGGGAATTCCACGTGGCAAATGAGACCTTACGCGCGAAAAGGTGACCTTGTGGCCATGAATCGCGTTAGAGAGTGGACAGTGAAGTTAATACAAAACGCTGACCATTTAGAGAACGCTAATTTCTCATCGCGATGCGTTAGGAATCACAGCGTTCCCGCGATGATTTTCTCTCTCGGAGGCTACACGATGAACAACTTCCACGATTTCACCGACGTCGTGGTCCCTCTTTTCACGACGGCGCGTAGGTTCAACGGAGAAGTTCAGTTCCTCGTGACGAACAAGAATCAACCGTGGATCAACAAATTCAAGGAGATTTTAAGGAGTCTCTCGAATTACGAACTGATTTACATCGACGGAGAAGATGAAACGCACTGTTTCACCACCGTCGTCGTGGGCCTCAATCGCCATCCAGAGTACTTCAAAGAGCTGACGATCGATCCTTCGCATTCCGAGTATTCCATGTCCGATTTCCGGAGGTTCCTAAGAGACACATACTCGCTGAGAAACGCCGCCGTGAGTACCGGAGAGAGTCTGCGGCGGAGGCCACGGATGCTGATTATATCGAGAGCCAGATCGCGAGCGTTCACGAACACCGACGAGATCGCGAACGCGGCGGGAGAAATCGGATTCGAAGTCGTGGTGGCGGAAGCGAACACAGGCGTCGCGAGTTTCGCGGAGACGGTGAACTCGTGCGACGTGATGCTCGGCGTTCACGGCGCGGGGCTGACGAACATGGTGTTCCTGCCGGAGAACGCGGTGGTGATTCAGATTCTTCCGATCGGTGGATTCGAGTGGCTGGCGGATACGGATTTCGGGAGGCCGGCGAAGGGGATGAATCTGAGGTATTTGGAGTACAAGATCGCGGCGGAGGAGAGCTCGCTTGTGCGGCAGTACGGACGTGATCACGAGGTCGTTAGAGATCCATCGGCGGTTGCGAAAGGTGGGTGGACGGCGTTCAAGGCAGCCTATTTGGTAGGGCAGAACGTGACCGTTGATATAAACCGGTTCAAGCCGGTTCTTGCCAAAGCTTTTGAGTTATTGCAGAGACGACAGTCggtgtaa